The Pseudomonas sp. TH06 genome has a window encoding:
- a CDS encoding Gfo/Idh/MocA family oxidoreductase, which produces MQPIRLGLVGYGKIAQDQHVPAILANPGFQLLSVATQGKPCAGVENFQSLRELLANGPQVDAIAFCTPPQGRFALVQEALAAGKHVLVEKPPCATLGEAMALVRLAEQQGVSALFAWHSRYAPGIAAARDWLASRTLQSVHIDWKEDVRKWHPGQTWIWQPGGLGVFDPGINALSIVTHLLALPLFVESAELRVPDNCQSPIAASIKMSDARHLDVRAEFDFDHGHDELWSIEIRCAEGVLRLDNGGAVLSIDGVRQAVSEEGEYAAVYRHFQQLIGDGASDLDLQPLRLVADSFFVGSRVMVEAFYD; this is translated from the coding sequence ATGCAACCGATCCGTCTCGGTCTGGTGGGTTACGGCAAGATTGCCCAGGATCAACATGTCCCGGCGATTCTCGCCAATCCCGGATTCCAGTTGCTGTCGGTCGCCACGCAAGGCAAGCCCTGCGCCGGTGTCGAGAATTTCCAGTCGTTGCGCGAATTGCTCGCCAATGGCCCACAGGTCGATGCGATTGCCTTCTGCACGCCGCCGCAGGGACGATTTGCATTGGTGCAGGAAGCATTGGCCGCCGGCAAGCATGTGCTGGTGGAAAAACCGCCCTGTGCAACATTGGGTGAGGCGATGGCATTGGTCAGACTGGCTGAACAGCAAGGCGTCAGTGCGCTGTTCGCCTGGCACTCGCGCTATGCGCCCGGCATTGCCGCCGCCCGCGACTGGCTCGCCAGCCGCACCCTGCAAAGCGTGCACATCGATTGGAAAGAAGATGTTCGCAAGTGGCACCCCGGCCAGACCTGGATCTGGCAGCCGGGTGGCCTCGGCGTTTTCGATCCGGGCATCAACGCCTTGTCGATCGTCACGCACCTGCTGGCGCTGCCGTTGTTTGTCGAGTCCGCCGAACTGCGCGTGCCTGACAACTGCCAGTCGCCGATTGCCGCTTCGATCAAAATGTCTGACGCACGGCATCTCGATGTGCGCGCCGAATTCGACTTCGACCATGGCCATGACGAACTCTGGAGCATCGAAATTCGCTGCGCCGAGGGTGTGTTGCGACTGGATAACGGCGGTGCGGTGTTGAGCATCGATGGCGTGCGCCAAGCGGTATCGGAGGAGGGCGAATACGCGGCGGTGTATCGGCATTTTCAGCAGTTGATTGGCGATGGGGCCAGTGATCTGGATCTTCAGCCGTTGCGGTTGGTGGCGGACAGTTTCTTTGTCGGGAGTCGGGTGATGGTGGAGGCGTTTTACGATTAG
- a CDS encoding FAD-dependent oxidoreductase has product MPNNAAYDIAVVGAGIIGVACAVRLARQGQRVVVIDQQEPGHGASFGNAGHLATEQVFPIADLSILKRLPAMLMDPMGPLRLDWKYLPRALPWFTRLLLNLRAQPFQKTVAGLRALNESSLEAWHRLLADIGHPELLKVDGSLLVFEHAESRQGIEALQTRMRQQQVPVDFWPAGAVQETAPQLSEQIQGGLFFPHTGHFIDPFQVVCKLVEAAKNSGVSFVQQQVQGGHVQAHGVSLITDAGGLTASRVLIACGAHSAKLTAALTGKKVPLDTERGYHLMLPQEHNRLPFPVTSLERKFIMTPMSDGLRLAGTVEFAGLQRPPSMERAWQLHRLSQGLFRKDLSAEAATPWMGFRPSLPDSLPVIDQACGGKVLLAFGHQHLGLTQAAVTAEMVVGMVLPMAQQASGLPGIEQYRLDRF; this is encoded by the coding sequence ATGCCGAATAACGCCGCGTACGATATCGCCGTGGTCGGCGCCGGCATCATCGGCGTTGCCTGTGCAGTGCGTCTCGCTCGCCAGGGTCAGCGAGTGGTGGTCATCGATCAGCAGGAGCCCGGCCACGGTGCATCGTTCGGCAATGCCGGGCATCTGGCGACCGAGCAAGTGTTTCCGATTGCTGACTTGTCGATTCTCAAACGCTTGCCGGCGATGCTGATGGACCCCATGGGGCCACTGCGACTGGACTGGAAATACCTGCCCCGCGCCCTGCCCTGGTTCACCCGGCTGTTGCTGAACCTGCGGGCGCAGCCTTTCCAGAAAACCGTCGCCGGTTTGCGCGCACTCAACGAAAGCAGCCTGGAGGCTTGGCATCGCTTGCTCGCTGACATCGGGCATCCCGAACTGTTAAAAGTCGACGGTTCATTGCTGGTGTTCGAACATGCCGAATCGCGTCAGGGCATCGAGGCGCTCCAGACCCGTATGCGTCAACAGCAGGTGCCGGTCGATTTCTGGCCAGCGGGCGCGGTACAAGAAACCGCGCCACAGCTCAGCGAACAGATTCAGGGCGGCCTGTTCTTCCCGCACACCGGACATTTCATTGATCCTTTTCAGGTGGTGTGCAAATTGGTCGAGGCGGCGAAAAACAGCGGCGTGAGCTTTGTGCAGCAACAGGTTCAGGGCGGCCATGTGCAGGCACACGGTGTTTCGTTGATCACCGATGCGGGGGGCTTGACCGCGAGCCGCGTGTTGATCGCCTGCGGTGCGCACTCGGCAAAACTCACCGCCGCACTCACCGGCAAGAAAGTCCCACTGGACACCGAGCGCGGCTATCACCTGATGCTGCCGCAGGAACACAACCGCCTGCCCTTCCCCGTCACCTCGCTGGAACGCAAGTTCATCATGACGCCGATGTCCGACGGCTTGCGCCTGGCGGGCACAGTCGAATTCGCCGGGCTGCAACGACCGCCAAGCATGGAGCGCGCGTGGCAGTTGCATCGGTTGAGTCAGGGCTTGTTCCGCAAGGACCTGAGTGCTGAAGCAGCGACGCCATGGATGGGTTTTCGGCCGTCGTTACCGGATTCACTGCCGGTGATTGATCAGGCTTGCGGGGGGAAAGTGTTGCTTGCTTTCGGGCATCAGCATCTGGGGCTGACGCAAGCGGCGGTGACGGCGGAGATGGTGGTGGGGATGGTGTTGCCGATGGCTCAACAGGCATCTGGCCTGCCGGGTATCGAGCAGTACCGGCTGGATCGTTTCTGA
- a CDS encoding aldehyde dehydrogenase (NADP(+)): MTLTGHMLIGQHSIAGNREAIRGINPATDAALEPAYAGGSAEHVEQACALAWAALDRYRETSLDARAEFLESIASEIEALGDELIDRAAAETGLPRARLLGERGRTCQQLRQFARTVRAGEWLDVRVDTAQPQRQPMPRSDLRQRQVPLGPVAVFGASNFPLAFSVAGGDTASALAAGCPVIVKAHGAHPGTSELVGQALARAVKACGLPEGVFSLLYGYGPEVGIALVSDPRIKAVGFTGSRSGGLALLQAAQARPEPIPVYAEMSSINPVLLFLAALHHRAQALAEGFVASLTLGAGQFCTNPGLVIARKGPALDGFMAVVAELIQRSPAQTMLTPGIFNAYEAGVDALAENARARVAAVGQSGNGPNQCQAHVFVTEAADFLADQHLQAEVFGAASLIVQCSHDDEIRRVIEHLEGQLTATLHLDDEDLEQAQALLPTLERKAGRLLVNGWSTGVEVCDAMVHGGPFPATSDSRTTSVGTAAILRFLRPVCYQDFPDSLLPTALKQANPLHLRRLLDGQREAAKNAE, from the coding sequence ATGACTTTAACGGGCCACATGCTGATCGGGCAGCACAGTATCGCGGGCAACCGCGAAGCCATTCGAGGGATCAACCCGGCCACGGATGCCGCGCTGGAACCGGCCTATGCCGGCGGATCGGCCGAGCATGTCGAGCAGGCCTGCGCACTGGCCTGGGCGGCGCTGGACCGCTATCGCGAGACATCCCTGGATGCCCGTGCCGAATTTCTTGAAAGCATTGCCAGTGAAATCGAAGCCCTCGGCGATGAACTGATCGACCGCGCCGCAGCCGAAACCGGCCTGCCGCGTGCGCGCCTGCTCGGCGAGCGAGGTCGCACCTGTCAGCAATTGCGCCAGTTCGCGCGCACGGTACGAGCCGGTGAATGGCTGGATGTGCGCGTCGATACCGCGCAACCGCAACGCCAGCCAATGCCGCGCTCGGATCTGCGGCAACGGCAGGTGCCATTGGGACCGGTGGCGGTGTTTGGCGCGAGCAATTTTCCCTTGGCATTCTCCGTGGCCGGTGGCGATACGGCTTCGGCACTGGCGGCCGGTTGCCCGGTGATCGTCAAGGCGCACGGCGCGCATCCCGGCACCAGTGAACTGGTCGGCCAGGCACTGGCGCGGGCGGTGAAAGCCTGCGGTCTGCCGGAAGGCGTGTTTTCGCTGTTGTACGGTTACGGCCCCGAAGTCGGCATCGCGCTGGTCAGTGATCCGCGGATCAAAGCGGTCGGCTTTACCGGTTCGCGCAGCGGCGGGCTGGCGCTGCTTCAAGCCGCACAGGCAAGGCCCGAACCGATCCCGGTGTATGCGGAAATGAGTTCGATCAATCCAGTGTTGCTGTTTCTGGCAGCGCTGCACCATCGTGCGCAAGCATTGGCCGAGGGTTTTGTCGCTTCGCTGACCCTGGGTGCCGGGCAGTTCTGCACCAATCCCGGTCTGGTGATTGCTCGCAAGGGCCCGGCGCTCGACGGCTTCATGGCTGTCGTTGCCGAGCTGATCCAGCGTAGCCCGGCGCAGACAATGCTCACGCCCGGCATCTTCAATGCCTATGAGGCGGGCGTGGATGCCTTGGCGGAGAACGCCCGCGCACGTGTTGCTGCTGTGGGTCAGAGCGGGAATGGTCCGAACCAGTGTCAGGCCCACGTTTTCGTCACCGAAGCCGCGGACTTTCTAGCGGATCAGCATCTTCAGGCGGAAGTGTTCGGCGCAGCGTCGTTGATCGTGCAATGCAGCCATGACGACGAAATCCGCCGAGTGATCGAACACCTCGAAGGCCAGTTGACCGCCACACTGCACCTTGACGACGAAGATCTCGAGCAAGCCCAAGCGTTGCTGCCGACGCTGGAGCGCAAGGCCGGGCGCCTGCTGGTCAACGGCTGGTCCACCGGGGTCGAGGTCTGTGACGCGATGGTCCACGGCGGGCCATTCCCGGCCACTTCCGACTCGCGTACGACTTCGGTCGGTACCGCCGCGATCCTGCGGTTTTTGCGCCCGGTCTGCTATCAGGACTTCCCCGACAGCCTGCTGCCCACGGCACTGAAGCAAGCCAATCCATTGCACTTGCGCCGCCTGCTCGACGGGCAAAGGGAAGCCGCGAAAAATGCCGAATAA
- a CDS encoding dihydrodipicolinate synthase family protein, with product MSDNIFTGCMPALMTPCTAQRKPDFDALVAKGRELIDIGMSAVVYCGSMGDWPLLTEAERQEGVARLVAAGIPTIVGTGAVNTREAVAHAAHAAKVGAQGLMVIPRVLSRGASAAAQEAHFAAILQAAPELPAVIYNSPYYGFATRADLFFELRREYPNLIGFKEFGGGADLRYAAENITSKDDDVTLMVGVDTQVVHGFVNCNATGAITGIGNALPREVLQLVALSKQAAKGDAKARRQARELESALAVLSSFDEGCDLVLYYKHLMVLNGDKEYTLHFNETDVLSDAQRRYAENQYSLFRHWYENWSAEQNFA from the coding sequence ATGAGCGACAACATCTTCACCGGCTGCATGCCAGCCCTGATGACCCCGTGCACCGCGCAACGCAAACCGGACTTCGATGCACTGGTGGCCAAGGGTCGCGAGCTGATCGACATCGGCATGAGCGCGGTCGTGTACTGCGGCTCCATGGGCGACTGGCCGCTGCTTACCGAAGCCGAACGTCAGGAAGGCGTGGCGCGGCTGGTGGCGGCGGGGATTCCGACGATTGTCGGGACCGGTGCGGTGAATACCCGTGAAGCGGTTGCCCATGCTGCCCACGCGGCGAAAGTCGGCGCGCAGGGTTTGATGGTGATTCCGCGCGTGCTGTCCCGTGGCGCCTCGGCTGCCGCGCAAGAGGCCCACTTCGCCGCGATTCTGCAAGCCGCGCCCGAGTTGCCGGCGGTGATCTACAACAGCCCTTACTACGGTTTTGCCACCCGCGCCGATCTGTTCTTCGAACTGCGCCGCGAGTACCCGAACCTGATCGGCTTCAAGGAATTCGGCGGTGGCGCCGACCTGCGCTACGCCGCAGAGAACATCACCTCAAAGGATGACGACGTGACCCTGATGGTCGGCGTCGACACGCAAGTGGTGCACGGCTTCGTCAACTGCAACGCCACCGGCGCGATCACCGGGATCGGTAACGCCCTGCCCCGCGAAGTGCTGCAACTGGTCGCCCTGAGCAAGCAAGCGGCCAAGGGCGATGCCAAAGCACGGCGGCAGGCGCGGGAGCTGGAATCGGCGCTGGCGGTGCTGTCGTCATTCGACGAGGGGTGCGATCTGGTGCTGTATTACAAGCACCTGATGGTGCTCAACGGGGACAAGGAATACACCCTGCATTTCAACGAGACCGATGTATTGAGCGACGCCCAACGTCGATACGCCGAGAACCAGTACTCGCTGTTCCGTCACTGGTACGAAAACTGGTCGGCGGAACAGAACTTTGCCTGA
- a CDS encoding 4-hydroxyproline epimerase — protein MKRVHVIDSHTGGEPTRLVMKGFPDLPGSTMAEKRDALRDQHDAWRRACLLEPRGNDVLVGALYCEPVSADATCGVIFFNNAGYLGMCGHGTIGLINSLQYLGQIAPGVHKIDTPVGPVSATLHDDGAVTLGNVASYRYRKQVPVDVPGFGRVLGDIAYGGNWFFLVSEHGQTLTMDNVEHLTAYTWAMLKALEDQGIYGEDNAVIDHIELFADDANADSRNFVMCPGKAYDRSPCGTGTSAKLACLAADDKLQPGARWVQASITGSQFEGRFEWAGERIRPYITGRAFMTADSTLLIDDTDPFAWGI, from the coding sequence ATGAAACGAGTACACGTCATCGATTCCCACACCGGCGGCGAGCCTACACGTCTGGTGATGAAGGGTTTTCCCGATCTGCCCGGCAGCACCATGGCCGAAAAGCGCGATGCCCTGCGTGATCAGCATGATGCATGGCGCCGCGCCTGCCTGCTGGAACCACGCGGCAACGACGTGCTGGTCGGCGCGCTGTACTGCGAGCCGGTGTCGGCGGATGCGACTTGCGGGGTGATCTTCTTCAATAACGCCGGTTACCTCGGCATGTGCGGCCACGGCACCATCGGCCTGATCAATTCGTTGCAGTACCTGGGGCAGATCGCCCCGGGTGTGCACAAGATCGACACGCCGGTCGGCCCGGTCAGCGCGACGCTGCATGACGACGGCGCGGTGACGCTGGGCAACGTGGCGTCCTATCGCTACCGCAAACAGGTGCCGGTGGACGTGCCGGGATTTGGCCGGGTGTTGGGCGATATCGCTTATGGCGGCAACTGGTTTTTCCTGGTTTCCGAGCATGGCCAGACGCTGACGATGGACAACGTCGAGCACCTCACCGCGTACACCTGGGCGATGCTCAAGGCCCTCGAAGATCAAGGTATTTACGGCGAAGACAATGCCGTAATCGACCATATCGAACTGTTCGCTGACGACGCCAACGCCGACAGCCGCAACTTCGTCATGTGCCCCGGCAAAGCCTACGACCGCTCGCCGTGCGGCACCGGCACCAGCGCCAAACTCGCCTGCCTCGCTGCCGACGACAAGCTGCAGCCCGGTGCGCGCTGGGTGCAGGCAAGCATCACCGGCAGCCAGTTCGAAGGCCGCTTCGAATGGGCAGGCGAACGTATTCGCCCCTACATCACCGGCCGCGCCTTCATGACCGCCGACAGCACGTTGCTGATCGACGACACAGACCCGTTCGCGTGGGGCATCTGA
- a CDS encoding APC family permease has translation MSGQGKFKKQLSLIDLTFIGLGAIFGSGWLFAASHVSAIAGPAGIFSWLLGGFAVLLLGIVYCELGAALPRAGGVVRYPVYSHGPLLGYLMGFITLIAFSSLVAIEVVASRQYAAAWFPGLTKTGSSDPTLLGWMVQFGLLCLFFVLNYRSVKTFAKANNLVSIFKFIVPLLVIGVLFTFFKPENFHVQGFAPFGLSGVEMAVSAGGIIFAYLGLTPIISVASEVKNPQRTIPIALILSVLLSTLIYVLLQMAFLGGIPTEMLANGWAGVSKEFALPYRDIALALGVGWLAYLVVADAVISPSGCGNIYMNATPRVIYGWAQTGTFFKVFTHIDEKSGIPRPALWLTFALSVFWTLPFPSWEALINVVSAALVLSYAVAPVSVAALRRNAPDMPRPFRVKCMGVLGPVSFIIAALIVYWSGWSTVSWLLGLQILMFVVYLLCGRFVPTAHLSLARQVRSSAWLIAFYAVTIVLSKLGTFGGLGILAHPFDTLVVAACATGIYYWGAATGVPAHLLRLEEDDEESEVAAPATSVNARPAGAY, from the coding sequence ATGTCAGGCCAAGGCAAGTTCAAAAAACAGCTTTCACTGATCGACCTCACATTTATCGGGCTCGGCGCGATCTTCGGCTCCGGTTGGTTGTTCGCGGCCAGTCACGTGTCCGCGATTGCCGGGCCGGCGGGGATTTTTTCCTGGTTGCTGGGCGGTTTCGCCGTGTTGCTGCTGGGCATCGTCTACTGCGAGTTGGGTGCCGCACTGCCGCGTGCCGGCGGCGTGGTGCGCTACCCGGTTTACTCCCACGGACCATTGCTCGGTTACCTGATGGGCTTTATCACCCTGATTGCGTTTTCCAGCCTGGTGGCGATCGAGGTGGTTGCCTCGCGCCAATACGCGGCGGCGTGGTTTCCCGGGCTGACCAAGACCGGCAGCAGTGATCCGACGCTGCTCGGCTGGATGGTGCAGTTCGGGCTGCTGTGCCTGTTCTTCGTGCTCAACTATCGCAGCGTGAAGACCTTCGCCAAGGCCAATAATCTGGTGAGCATCTTCAAGTTCATCGTGCCGTTGCTGGTGATCGGTGTGCTGTTCACGTTCTTCAAACCGGAAAACTTCCACGTCCAGGGCTTCGCGCCATTCGGGCTGTCGGGTGTGGAGATGGCGGTCTCGGCGGGCGGGATCATCTTCGCGTATCTGGGCCTGACGCCGATCATCTCGGTGGCCAGCGAAGTGAAGAATCCGCAGCGCACCATTCCGATCGCACTGATCCTCTCGGTGTTGCTGTCGACCCTGATCTATGTGCTGCTGCAAATGGCGTTCCTCGGCGGCATCCCGACTGAAATGCTCGCCAACGGCTGGGCCGGTGTGAGCAAGGAATTTGCCCTGCCGTATCGCGACATCGCACTGGCACTCGGTGTGGGTTGGCTGGCGTATCTGGTGGTCGCCGACGCGGTGATCTCGCCGAGTGGCTGCGGCAATATCTACATGAACGCCACGCCACGGGTGATCTACGGCTGGGCGCAGACCGGCACCTTTTTCAAGGTATTTACCCACATCGACGAGAAGTCCGGCATCCCGCGTCCGGCACTGTGGCTGACGTTTGCGTTGTCGGTGTTCTGGACCCTGCCGTTCCCGTCGTGGGAAGCGTTGATCAACGTGGTGTCCGCTGCACTGGTGTTGAGCTACGCCGTGGCACCCGTGTCGGTGGCTGCGTTGCGCCGCAATGCGCCGGACATGCCGCGGCCGTTCCGGGTCAAGTGCATGGGCGTGCTCGGACCGGTGTCGTTCATCATCGCTGCGCTGATCGTCTACTGGTCGGGCTGGAGCACCGTGTCGTGGCTGCTCGGCCTGCAAATCCTGATGTTCGTCGTATACCTGCTGTGCGGTCGTTTTGTGCCGACCGCACACCTGAGTCTGGCGCGTCAGGTGCGGTCCTCCGCATGGCTGATCGCCTTCTACGCGGTGACTATCGTGCTGTCGAAACTCGGCACCTTCGGTGGCCTCGGCATTCTCGCCCACCCTTTCGACACCCTCGTCGTGGCCGCTTGTGCGACCGGTATTTACTACTGGGGCGCCGCGACCGGCGTACCGGCGCACCTGCTGCGCCTTGAAGAGGACGATGAAGAAAGCGAAGTCGCCGCCCCCGCCACCTCCGTGAATGCGCGCCCTGCCGGCGCTTACTGA
- a CDS encoding AraC family transcriptional regulator, with the protein MQNAFSILCQGGDGNRPHTLAELVASVALLLPMLDVIPNAVIFIKDVQARYVLANRTLVQRCGLKDLRPLLGKTSAQVFPAQLGPGYTEQDRKVLEEGFVLEDQLELHLYGSREPGWCLTHKQPLYNRDGQIIGLVGISVDVQSASETHPAFQRLAAVDEYIRNHFNRRVTLGELTRIAGISVAQLERYCKRVFHLTPRQMIQKVRLEHAHRLLHTDLPITEVALQCGYTDHSAFTRQFKASTGFTPRQYRQATSP; encoded by the coding sequence ATGCAGAACGCGTTTTCGATTCTCTGTCAGGGCGGCGACGGCAACCGTCCGCATACTCTCGCCGAGCTGGTAGCCAGCGTTGCGCTGCTGTTACCGATGCTCGACGTAATCCCCAATGCGGTGATTTTCATCAAGGATGTTCAGGCCCGATACGTCCTGGCCAACCGCACACTGGTGCAGCGTTGCGGCTTGAAAGACTTGCGTCCGCTGCTCGGCAAAACCAGCGCGCAGGTATTCCCGGCGCAACTGGGGCCGGGCTATACCGAGCAGGATCGCAAAGTGCTGGAGGAGGGGTTTGTGCTGGAGGATCAGCTCGAATTGCACCTGTACGGCAGTCGCGAACCCGGTTGGTGCCTGACCCACAAACAGCCGCTGTACAACCGTGATGGTCAGATTATCGGCCTGGTCGGTATCTCCGTGGATGTGCAGTCAGCCAGCGAAACCCATCCGGCCTTCCAGCGCCTGGCGGCGGTCGACGAGTACATTCGCAACCATTTCAACCGCCGCGTCACCCTGGGCGAACTGACGCGCATTGCCGGTATTTCCGTCGCGCAACTGGAGCGCTACTGCAAACGGGTGTTCCACCTGACGCCCCGGCAAATGATCCAGAAAGTAAGGCTGGAACACGCCCATCGACTGCTGCACACCGACCTGCCGATCACCGAGGTTGCGCTGCAATGCGGCTACACCGACCACAGCGCTTTCACCCGCCAGTTCAAGGCCTCGACCGGGTTCACCCCCCGCCAATACCGCCAAGCCACATCCCCGTAG
- a CDS encoding class I SAM-dependent methyltransferase, with product MSDAWNEGYFTDEGYTYSYSREINPVFQRYCLLLRGFATLESAESYHCELGFGQGVSINIHAAANPGSWVGTDFTPSQAAHASTLASEWNSDARLYDDSFEQLLARDDLPQFDSISLHGIWTWVSRDNQKLIVEFARRHLKPGGMLYVSYNCFPGWSPAAPLRNLFSLHDRFAKSASAGPDQRIDAALQFSEALLAANPNYASSVPNLDAKLQSIKGQNRQYIAHEYFNRSWDCMYFTDVVDAMAPAKLDYVTTAVPLDSVDPLNLRADGMDFLEGIEHPIMREQARDYFVNQSFRRDLYVRGSTRLSSAEQRQGLFNTRFILLQAAESVPLHVRGPAGEASLQSEIYGPVLQALAANDYAPKTLRQLANAASALPYDDVLQALNVLIGLNAVAPCQSVAAENQVRARCNELNLLLCSRSLLSDKIQVLASPVTGGGVTVSRFEQLFLISIKQGQQHPAEWAQLAWAILGEQGEVLVKDGKPLMTAEENIEEFTARAQVFAEKSLVILKALGIA from the coding sequence ATGAGCGACGCCTGGAACGAAGGTTATTTCACGGACGAAGGCTACACCTACAGCTATAGCCGGGAAATCAATCCTGTGTTCCAGCGCTACTGCTTGTTGTTGCGCGGGTTTGCCACCCTGGAATCGGCTGAGAGCTATCACTGCGAGCTGGGCTTTGGCCAAGGCGTTTCGATCAATATCCATGCCGCGGCCAACCCGGGTTCCTGGGTCGGCACCGATTTCACGCCCTCTCAGGCCGCCCACGCCAGCACCCTCGCCAGCGAATGGAACAGCGACGCGCGACTGTATGACGACAGTTTCGAGCAATTGCTGGCCCGCGATGATTTGCCCCAATTCGACAGCATCAGCCTGCATGGCATCTGGACCTGGGTCAGTCGCGACAACCAGAAACTCATCGTCGAGTTTGCCCGTCGGCATCTCAAACCCGGCGGGATGCTGTACGTGAGCTATAACTGCTTCCCCGGCTGGTCGCCTGCGGCGCCGCTGCGCAATCTGTTCAGCCTGCACGATCGCTTCGCCAAGTCGGCATCTGCCGGCCCGGATCAACGCATCGATGCCGCGCTGCAATTTTCCGAAGCGTTGCTGGCCGCCAACCCCAACTACGCCAGCAGCGTGCCGAACCTCGACGCCAAACTGCAGAGCATCAAGGGGCAGAATCGTCAGTACATCGCCCATGAATATTTCAATCGCAGCTGGGACTGCATGTATTTCACCGACGTCGTCGATGCCATGGCCCCGGCCAAACTCGACTACGTCACCACTGCTGTGCCGCTGGATTCGGTCGACCCGCTCAACCTCAGGGCCGATGGCATGGACTTTCTGGAAGGGATCGAACATCCGATCATGCGTGAGCAGGCGCGTGACTATTTCGTCAACCAGAGCTTCCGTCGTGACCTCTACGTGCGCGGCTCAACCCGGCTGTCCTCTGCGGAACAGCGCCAGGGCTTGTTCAATACTCGTTTCATCTTGCTGCAAGCAGCAGAAAGCGTCCCTCTGCATGTCCGCGGCCCTGCGGGCGAAGCCTCGCTGCAGAGCGAAATCTACGGCCCGGTACTGCAAGCGCTGGCAGCCAACGACTACGCGCCGAAAACCTTGCGCCAGTTGGCCAACGCAGCATCTGCGCTGCCTTATGACGACGTATTGCAGGCCCTCAACGTTCTGATCGGACTGAATGCTGTCGCCCCTTGCCAGAGCGTCGCGGCGGAAAACCAGGTGCGGGCTCGATGCAACGAGCTCAATTTGTTGCTGTGCTCGCGCTCGTTGTTGAGCGACAAGATTCAGGTGCTGGCCAGCCCGGTTACCGGCGGCGGCGTCACCGTCAGCCGCTTCGAACAACTGTTCCTGATATCGATCAAGCAAGGTCAACAGCACCCGGCAGAATGGGCGCAACTGGCGTGGGCGATCCTCGGCGAACAAGGCGAAGTCCTCGTCAAGGATGGCAAGCCGCTGATGACCGCCGAAGAAAACATCGAGGAATTCACTGCACGTGCTCAGGTGTTTGCCGAGAAATCGCTGGTGATTCTCAAGGCGTTGGGTATTGCTTGA
- a CDS encoding isopenicillin N synthase family oxygenase yields MPHTLDITALPTLDLSQFEGTAQQRYEFLENLRHAARDVGFFYLTGHGIDSALLKQVQDHARQFFALPDSEKAAVGMINSPHFRGYNRAASEITRGKPDLREQFDLGAEREALPLQPDSPFWARLQGPNQWPAALPELKLLLLDWQQAMTRMSLRLLQAFAQALSLRSDAFDQLYGDKPNEHIKLMRYPGQPVDASNQGVGAHKDSGFLSFLLQDQQAGLQIEIEEGRWIDALPRENTLVVNIGELLELATNGYLRATVHRVVSPPPGSERLSIAFFLGAQLDATVPLYPLPTALLREARGPASDPLNPLFRDVGWNYLKGRLRSHPDVAQRFYADALLPEPPVRKTA; encoded by the coding sequence ATGCCGCATACCCTCGACATCACCGCATTGCCGACGCTCGACCTTTCGCAGTTCGAAGGCACGGCGCAACAGCGTTATGAATTTCTGGAAAACCTGCGCCACGCCGCGCGCGATGTCGGGTTTTTCTATCTGACTGGCCACGGCATCGACAGCGCTTTGCTCAAGCAAGTGCAAGACCACGCCCGGCAATTCTTCGCCTTGCCCGACAGTGAAAAAGCCGCCGTCGGCATGATCAACTCGCCGCATTTCCGAGGTTACAACCGCGCCGCTTCCGAGATCACCCGAGGCAAACCCGACTTGCGCGAGCAGTTCGACCTGGGCGCCGAACGTGAAGCCTTGCCGTTGCAACCCGACAGTCCGTTCTGGGCGCGTCTTCAAGGTCCGAATCAATGGCCGGCGGCGTTGCCCGAATTGAAACTGCTGCTGCTCGATTGGCAGCAAGCCATGACGCGCATGTCCCTGCGCTTGCTGCAAGCGTTCGCCCAGGCCCTGTCGCTGCGCTCCGACGCGTTCGATCAGCTGTACGGCGACAAACCCAACGAACACATCAAGTTGATGCGCTATCCGGGACAGCCGGTTGACGCGAGCAATCAAGGCGTGGGCGCGCACAAGGATTCAGGCTTCCTGAGTTTCCTCTTGCAAGACCAGCAGGCCGGTCTGCAAATCGAGATCGAAGAGGGCCGCTGGATCGACGCGCTGCCTCGCGAAAATACCTTGGTGGTGAATATCGGCGAATTGCTGGAACTGGCCACCAACGGCTATTTGCGCGCCACGGTGCACCGGGTGGTCTCGCCGCCGCCGGGCAGCGAACGCCTGTCCATCGCTTTCTTCCTCGGCGCGCAACTGGACGCCACGGTGCCGCTGTATCCCTTGCCCACGGCGTTGTTGCGCGAAGCACGCGGGCCTGCCAGTGACCCGCTCAATCCCCTGTTTCGCGATGTTGGCTGGAACTACCTGAAAGGTCGTTTGCGCTCGCATCCCGATGTCGCGCAGCGCTTTTATGCCGATGCGCTGCTGCCCGAGCCGCCGGTTCGCAAAACCGCCTGA